The DNA region AACTGTCGCAAAAACACACGAGACTACCATCTCAAAACCAATCAAAAAGTGTTCATGCTGTTCTCTACACCAACTATCTGAATATCCCAGTGTGCATTAAACGTCACTATGATTTGATTAGACATACTCACACTAAGGTTATTCTTCAAGCATGTAACGCTGGTAAAAAAAAAGAGAGGTATCATCTTGTTTTTATTATGCTACATCTACATGACCAGATTGGGCAACCGCTTGAAAACTCTTCAGAACCTTTCTGGCCATTCAAATAAGGCAATATGCAACAGGGATTGGCTGATATATGATTCAATCGAATATCGTGAAGTGCAAGACGATATATTGTGATGTTCAAATACAGTATAGTCTTGCACTTTACAAATCAAAACTGTGCAGTTTTATCAGTTAGGCTCTATCAATATGTTGAAAATGAAGTCCATATGAATGAACTAAGCCTTATTTTTTTGCCACACAAAgattatttaatgagaatgtgacTAATACTATTTCTTTTTTAAAGCACAAAAATTGCACATTACTTAGTCATTCCCGGCGCAAAACAATTATCGCATATCGTGATATTTGGATTAGCATATCGTAGAAGTGGTCTAACCTAAAAATCTCCCAACTCTAACGTGTAAACTAAAATGTAACTACTGAAAAGGTcctcaaataaacaaagataaGTAAAGGTGTTACACACCAATATCAAAGTCAGTTGGCTCTCTTGCTTCTTCTGCACTTAAAGCCAAGGCACGCTTCATCTCCTCAGATTCATCTGAAACACAATGGAGAATCTCAGTTGGGAAAAAAACAGCACTTTAGGAAATATTTCTAAGAAACCTTCTATAGCTATTTAATATCTATGGTAGATGTCATTCACCAAATCACTGAACAGACCAAAATTCAAGAAACCTTCTATAGCTATTTTACATTTTagttatttagcagatgctcttatccagagcgacataaaggcgcaattagggttaagtgccttgctcaagggcacattgacagatttttcagctagtcagctcaggtattcaaaccaacaaactttcggttactggcccaacgctcttaaccgctaggctagctGCAGCTATATAATTTCTATGGTCGATGTCATTCACCAAATCACTGAACAGATCAGCAAACAAAAAATAATCACCTCCATGGGGTTCAGTGTCATCTCTGACCTCATCCAAGTTCACAGCGATGGCATGTTTCATATCTTCAAACTCCTCCACTATTAAATAAAAAAGTATGAATCAAATCAGTTTAAGACCAGGAAGGTCAGTGCAGTGGAAATGAATCACGGAACACAGTCCAAACTCAAAGCAGACTTGAAAGCAGACTTGCCATTCACTTCCGGTTTAATCTCCACAGCAGCCAGTGTCTTAACAGCGGAGGAAGCTGCTGCCTTCTGCGTACGACTCTCACCTCCATCTCTAGAGCTGGAGCAAGGCTCCAGAAAGCAGTGCTGGGAGTGGTAGTGGTTATGGAAACTGGGCACGTCGTTATGACTCTTCTGACAGGATCCACACACCACGTCAAAGGTCTTCTCTAGCCCCAAGGCTTCGTGTTGAGAGTGGACATGAGTCTTAATCTGAGCAAAGGAGGCTACCTTGATGTCGCATGGTGCGCATACAAAGCTGCATTTGTCTTCACTGGACAGCAGCTTCATGCATCGTGTGAAAGTAGCCTTCCTTTCGTCTTCGGCCTTTTCTGACGACATGCATGGACACAGACATTCACTAGTTGTTGCCAGTTGACTGGAGTTGTAGTTTTCGGCCTCAGTGGGTCTATCAACCCCAGGCACATCCATGAGGTAGTAGTCCTTACTGTGCAGGCTTCTATAGTGCTCCTGGAACTCCCCCTCGGTGTCATACTGCATGCTGTCACAGAGCCCGCAGAAGTAGCGTGTCACTATTTGGTTGCTGTGCTCGTTCACACAGTGCCTGCGTAATGTGTCCTCCTTGAAGAACTTCTGTGGGCAGTGGCCACAGGCAAACCTCTGGAAACTGTGGTTTCTCACATCTCTGCAGTGCTTGTGCACGGCTCGCTCCGAGTCAAAGATGTCCTCACACATTCTGCACAGCCATCTCTCATCCTGTTTGGGGAGACATGTGGGAGTTGTAGTTCTAGCCCTGGGCTCAGTGGGAGCGCTGGGTCTGCCACTGGTGGAGGGTTTGGAATAGGAGATGGGAGCAGGCTCCTCGTCTGATACCTCTCTTTCCCTGAAGTAAGTGTGTCCACTGTGGGTCTCTGACACATGCAACAGGATGTCCTCGTGACGTGGCATGTCCACCTTGCACAGCCGGCAGTGGAATAGGAAGTTTGAGAGATGGGCGCCGCCATGAAAGCGGCTCATGTGCAGGCGAGTGATGGACGACTCATCCATACGCTTTCCACACACACCACATTGATGGAATATCTGATTGGCAGTTAAAAGGTGCTTGCTTGCCATGGCCTCCTCTGAAAAGCGCTGGCCACATTCACAGAACCATGCCACTATCGAGACACTCGTTGAGGGCCCAGCACTGCCATTCAAAGTTCCTCCGCGTCTCTGGCGCTTGGCTGGGTATCCAACAGAAtcacctctctccttgtccctcTTCTGTGATGGGGCAACCGCAGCCCTCTTGGCGTGTTGGATTTCATAGAAATTGCTGTAGTGCAGAATCGCCCTTTCCATTGTGCTGTTGACCTCAGTAATGTGCCGACTCAATTCTTTGTGCCTGTCAACTTGACCTTGGGTGAGGAACAGTTTGCAACACACAGAGCACTGGCCCAGCACCTGCAGTTGTTTCATAACCTGCACCACTGTTTTCACTGCCTCAGCCCTGGCACTGCCCTCTCTGCACTGCACACTGAGGGAGAAGAATAACATTAACAAAATGACAAATAAGATGATTTATCCATATGAAGGAAGTGAGATGTTGAATATGTATGTCTGTTATTGATTTATTTTCTAATACACAGACAAACTGTATATGAATCATTTGTACCTACACTGCAATTATACCTGCCTATGTAACAACCATGTAATTGCATGTACACTAACGCCATAGAGTTCAAaagtacacaaacacaaacagatatAAACTTACTTGAAGTGGGCCTGTGCTTCCATGTGTGAGTTAAGCCCCTTTCGGCATGTTGTACATCTCACGCTGAATAGAACCTCCTTACATAAAGCAGTAAGACGATTCTTCGCATATCGAGGGATGGGAACTGGCAATGCTGTCCCTGTAGTTTCTTTTGTTCAGAAAGAGAACAAAATAGCTGGTTACATGTTTCAATAGAGCAAACTAATAGCAGTGTATTTGGTTATGTTATCCTGTCCAAGCACTATTCATTCGCACAACCTATTTGCTCTACATgcagatggggcggcagggtagcctagtggttagagcgttgaactagtaaccggaaggttgccagttcaaatccccgcgctgacaaggtacaaatctgtcgttctgcccctgaacaggcagttaacccatggttcctaggccgtcattgaaaataagaatctgttcttaactgacttgcctagttaaataaagataaattaACTAGTAATGCCAATAACAGCATAAAGAGAGTCCATATGCCGTTTATCTTTGCTCTTTCCGCCTAAATCCAATTTTCATGAGTGGAATATTTAGTGTTGATGCAGATTCATATCCTTGTTACATGATTGATTATACTTAAGAGTGGGAGAGGCAATGCTTACCACTCATGATGATGGACTGAGAGAAGTGGTTTTTGGCCGCCATGTGATGGAGGCACTCGTCCCTGGTGTAGAACAGGAAGTAGCAGACAGGGCAGGCGAAGCAGACGATGGACTGGCAGGTCTGACTGTGGTCATGGTCTTCATTAGGCGAGGAGGACagctaaacaaaataacaatttCCCCACACAATGAAAGTGAATACTTTTTCAGCTGGATTGAAATGTGTATGCATTATCTGTGGTTGAAGATTTAAACAAGAATATTAAAGTactcattttcatttcattttaaTCTTGAGACATAATAGTATGGCAACTACCCCCAAATAATTGATCTTCCTCATTGGTATATAGTGCCACCAAGTGTATATCACAGCTAAATGCTGCTCTCTACTGCTTTGGTAGAGATGGACATCCAGTTCCCTCCATCCAATAACAAAAGCTGTTGCAGGAATGTGAAGTATTGTTACATTGTTTACGTTTTTAACCTCCAATTTTAAAACAGGAAGACTACTGTGTAAAGGTGGTCGGTCGGACGGACTACTTGCAGGTAAAAAGCTACTTTATAGTTTGAAACGGCATTCAGAAATGTCCTTTTTCTCCTCATGGTACTTGATTCCTTTAGGTTAGGAATAAAGACAGGTAGAATTCTTGCATAGAGCACATTTGAATGTTATGTGACTGAACACAATTGAAAGTGCTGTCATCTTCTAACAGTGGTTGATTGTACAGGCACAACCAACCATTGACTGCTGATGCATCCTCCAAGCCTCTTTGGTTTCAAAATGCAGACCACAGGCAACGCAAGCAAACAGCTCAGTTGGGCTTCCTTTCAGGTAGATGGTCGGATCGCAAGGAGAGTGGTCAAACCTGCAAACacaaagaaaaaaagtatttctCAAGCCAACTCACGGCTAAAATAAAAGTTGGCTGTTTATTATGTATAATTGTCACAGAAATATAAATCTCATATATTATCTAACCTTTTCAAGTGACCTTCCAGGAGAGGCACGTTGTCATAAACCCGACCACAGTTGATCACTGGACAGGTATGTGTAGACGAGCTACTGGTAGGAAAGGGGACCTGTCTGCGTCTCCAGCTAGCTCCAGTATTGATGATACCAGGTTTCACACCTGAGAACAGACAATGGTAAGACTGAGATGCTGCTCTTCTAACAAATGAAGTTAAACTTTGTGTGCTAGTTGGGACCGTTCATTAAATGTGTCGGAGTAACTATGCTGATCACTttagatcctagatcagcattcctacGCTGAGACATTTTATGAATACGGGTCCAGAACTCTAGTACAAAAGAGACATTACCTGGCATCTTTAACCACATATCCACACAGCGCTTGGCATCATATGCATGTCCATTGGGACTAAATGCCAGTTCCTGCCGCCCATGAGCCTTTTGTGAGATTTGCTTCTCCTGAAATAATGCGAGCAGAGAGCAGAAAATGAAGAACTGTGCAGACATTATAGCACCCACAAAAGACAAGTGCAGAACAAGCTTCAAATGATTAATAAGATTATCATACCAACTTGAAGTGTCCTTACCTTGAAGGCTTTACACTTCTCTGCTCTTTCCTTTTTCTCTACAGTGACTTGCTGAGCCAGTCTGTCCAAAGTGGAGGTGACCTGAGCCTTCTGTCGCTCAATCTCATCTTCAatcttcacaataaaaaataaaggTGAACATTATATACCACttacataacatttacattttttttgtggtACTTTTACCCCATTTTCATGATATCTAATTGGTTGTTACAGTCTTGGCTCATCGCTGTAACTCCattacggactcaggagaggcgaaggtcgagagccatgcatcctccgaaacacgaccctgccaagccacactgctttttgacacactgctcgcttaacccggaagccagctgcaccaatgtgtcaggggAAACACCGTGcagcaggcgcccggcccgccacaaggagtcgctagagtgcgaagggacaaggaaatcccggccggccaaacccttccctaaagGCCAGCCTGGgacctgtgacacagcctggggtcGAACCCGGGCTGTTACTTTTTTAAACTGGTCTTCCACCAACCTTTCCATATGTCATTACAGTTTGGATTTAATTTATTATCTTTCACTTGACACACTCACTGTCTCTGCCATGGGTAAACTGTCATCGTCTTCACCCTCACTCAGTAAATCAATACACTCCAGTACAGGTCTGAGTGGAGCCTCCTGAAACAAAATAGTTAAATGGATGAGACACTGTCTGACACTGTCTTTAATAAACTGTTGACTCACTTAGACACCGTCTGATTTTTGTAGAAGAATATGGAATAGTTTTTGAACAATATGGGAACTGTAGTAGATGACCTAATCTGACTCAAACATCCACGTTTGGGTCAATTTCAATTCAACTAATGCATAGGATGAAAATGTGTAGCCTTATACACTTGTACCCTTATAaaggttgaaaatggcagatttggaaACTGATAAGCACCTAAATTGGAACACAGTTGCTGTAAAGTAACATGCTATAAATTACGTCAGAGCTCAGGCTCTGCACTTCATATGCGACAAGAAgttgcccccatccctcctccatttTTTCTTGTCCAAGTGAGGAAAATGCTGTAAATTAAAAGGACtcaatgtattttgaaagatgagactgaggattataataaataccactttgatgtcatacaagcaagccaaacacccATGACTCCAAAAGTGCACTTTACATTATCCATACAAAACTTGtgtcatatacagtgtcaacgtttatgatcactatgtttgatgtgcATTTACTAGATGACAtggcgtcataccctgggttgttctgaacagaatgagcctgtttgTCTATTGGAAAGAAAATTTGCCATGGAACACGGCTGTCGGCAAATAGTACAGTACATGTCAAATGCACATAAAAATCAACCGTGTCAtttttggattcagtcttgtgtcaggtgaactgtcgTGTCCTGTCAACCaatgtcattttgtaatttgggtgaactatccctttaacattgAGGGTGGGAGGGGggttaaattatatatattttttaaagaaactaATAGCAGGAACAGCATCATCTATATCAGGATGTAGATTGGAACCTAAACTGAACGACTTCAACTACTAATTTCTCTacacaggttttttttttttttactgagaatacattacataggatgaagaaacaataTACTACTTGTCAGATAAAGAACTGATACTGTACAGTGACTTCAAAtagtatttacaccccttgacttttccacattttgttgttacgaAGTGAGACTAAAATGGATTTGTCTTACAATCTAAAACacaatactctaatgtcaaagtggaacaaAAATTCCAACATTTGTTAAacatttatgaaaaataaaactaatatatattgattagataagtatcaataaatgttagaatctcctttggcagtgattacagctgtgtaagtctctaagagctttgtgcATTTGTATTGTGCAACCTTTGCCCATTATTTCTTCAATCAttatcttcttggtaagcaactccagcgtaGATTTGGTCttctgttttaggttattgtcctgctgaaaggcaaattcatctcccagtgtctgatggaaagcagacaaccatattttcctgtaggattttgcctgtgcttaagcCCATTCCGTAAAAAAatgtatcctgaaaaactccccaatctataacgattacaagcatacccataacatgatgcagcaaccactatgtttgaaaatatggagaatATTTTCATTTTGTACAAGCTTCCTtcgtttcactctgtcaattaagttAGTATTGCAGA from Oncorhynchus nerka isolate Pitt River linkage group LG16, Oner_Uvic_2.0, whole genome shotgun sequence includes:
- the znf451 gene encoding E3 SUMO-protein ligase ZNF451 isoform X2; translation: MSSPTGAEDEDEVEFVSEAPLRPVLECIDLLSEGEDDDSLPMAETIEDEIERQKAQVTSTLDRLAQQVTVEKKERAEKCKAFKEKQISQKAHGRQELAFSPNGHAYDAKRCVDMWLKMPGVKPGIINTGASWRRRQVPFPTSSSSTHTCPVINCGRVYDNVPLLEGHLKRFDHSPCDPTIYLKGSPTELFACVACGLHFETKEAWRMHQQSMLSSSPNEDHDHSQTCQSIVCFACPVCYFLFYTRDECLHHMAAKNHFSQSIIMSETTGTALPVPIPRYAKNRLTALCKEVLFSVRCTTCRKGLNSHMEAQAHFNVQCREGSARAEAVKTVVQVMKQLQVLGQCSVCCKLFLTQGQVDRHKELSRHITEVNSTMERAILHYSNFYEIQHAKRAAVAPSQKRDKERGDSVGYPAKRQRRGGTLNGSAGPSTSVSIVAWFCECGQRFSEEAMASKHLLTANQIFHQCGVCGKRMDESSITRLHMSRFHGGAHLSNFLFHCRLCKVDMPRHEDILLHVSETHSGHTYFREREVSDEEPAPISYSKPSTSGRPSAPTEPRARTTTPTCLPKQDERWLCRMCEDIFDSERAVHKHCRDVRNHSFQRFACGHCPQKFFKEDTLRRHCVNEHSNQIVTRYFCGLCDSMQYDTEGEFQEHYRSLHSKDYYLMDVPGVDRPTEAENYNSSQLATTSECLCPCMSSEKAEDERKATFTRCMKLLSSEDKCSFVCAPCDIKVASFAQIKTHVHSQHEALGLEKTFDVVCGSCQKSHNDVPSFHNHYHSQHCFLEPCSSSRDGGESRTQKAAASSAVKTLAAVEIKPEVNVEEFEDMKHAIAVNLDEVRDDTEPHGDESEEMKRALALSAEEAREPTDFDIALHA
- the znf451 gene encoding E3 SUMO-protein ligase ZNF451 isoform X1 is translated as MSSPTGAEDEDEVEFVSEAPLRPVLECIDLLSEGEDDDSLPMAETIEDEIERQKAQVTSTLDRLAQQVTVEKKERAEKCKAFKEKQISQKAHGRQELAFSPNGHAYDAKRCVDMWLKMPGVKPGIINTGASWRRRQVPFPTSSSSTHTCPVINCGRVYDNVPLLEGHLKRFDHSPCDPTIYLKGSPTELFACVACGLHFETKEAWRMHQQSMLSSSPNEDHDHSQTCQSIVCFACPVCYFLFYTRDECLHHMAAKNHFSQSIIMSETTGTALPVPIPRYAKNRLTALCKEVLFSVRCTTCRKGLNSHMEAQAHFNVQCREGSARAEAVKTVVQVMKQLQVLGQCSVCCKLFLTQGQVDRHKELSRHITEVNSTMERAILHYSNFYEIQHAKRAAVAPSQKRDKERGDSVGYPAKRQRRGGTLNGSAGPSTSVSIVAWFCECGQRFSEEAMASKHLLTANQIFHQCGVCGKRMDESSITRLHMSRFHGGAHLSNFLFHCRLCKVDMPRHEDILLHVSETHSGHTYFREREVSDEEPAPISYSKPSTSGRPSAPTEPRARTTTPTCLPKQDERWLCRMCEDIFDSERAVHKHCRDVRNHSFQRFACGHCPQKFFKEDTLRRHCVNEHSNQIVTRYFCGLCDSMQYDTEGEFQEHYRSLHSKDYYLMDVPGVDRPTEAENYNSSQLATTSECLCPCMSSEKAEDERKATFTRCMKLLSSEDKCSFVCAPCDIKVASFAQIKTHVHSQHEALGLEKTFDVVCGSCQKSHNDVPSFHNHYHSQHCFLEPCSSSRDGGESRTQKAAASSAVKTLAAVEIKPEVNVEEFEDMKHAIAVNLDEVRDDTEPHGDESEEMKRALALSAEEAREPTDFDIEMEEALKRSLLEY
- the znf451 gene encoding E3 SUMO-protein ligase ZNF451 isoform X3, producing MSSPTGAEDEDEVEFVSIEDEIERQKAQVTSTLDRLAQQVTVEKKERAEKCKAFKEKQISQKAHGRQELAFSPNGHAYDAKRCVDMWLKMPGVKPGIINTGASWRRRQVPFPTSSSSTHTCPVINCGRVYDNVPLLEGHLKRFDHSPCDPTIYLKGSPTELFACVACGLHFETKEAWRMHQQSMLSSSPNEDHDHSQTCQSIVCFACPVCYFLFYTRDECLHHMAAKNHFSQSIIMSETTGTALPVPIPRYAKNRLTALCKEVLFSVRCTTCRKGLNSHMEAQAHFNVQCREGSARAEAVKTVVQVMKQLQVLGQCSVCCKLFLTQGQVDRHKELSRHITEVNSTMERAILHYSNFYEIQHAKRAAVAPSQKRDKERGDSVGYPAKRQRRGGTLNGSAGPSTSVSIVAWFCECGQRFSEEAMASKHLLTANQIFHQCGVCGKRMDESSITRLHMSRFHGGAHLSNFLFHCRLCKVDMPRHEDILLHVSETHSGHTYFREREVSDEEPAPISYSKPSTSGRPSAPTEPRARTTTPTCLPKQDERWLCRMCEDIFDSERAVHKHCRDVRNHSFQRFACGHCPQKFFKEDTLRRHCVNEHSNQIVTRYFCGLCDSMQYDTEGEFQEHYRSLHSKDYYLMDVPGVDRPTEAENYNSSQLATTSECLCPCMSSEKAEDERKATFTRCMKLLSSEDKCSFVCAPCDIKVASFAQIKTHVHSQHEALGLEKTFDVVCGSCQKSHNDVPSFHNHYHSQHCFLEPCSSSRDGGESRTQKAAASSAVKTLAAVEIKPEVNVEEFEDMKHAIAVNLDEVRDDTEPHGDESEEMKRALALSAEEAREPTDFDIEMEEALKRSLLEY